The following proteins come from a genomic window of Myroides odoratus DSM 2801:
- a CDS encoding nuclear transport factor 2 family protein encodes MKRTILILCICFTFLSSLTMTAQTPSTEQAKKEILQVVEDTFSQGALNALNYEAMYQGFHPDFAILIPTETNGLFKLPLATWVALVKAYKEDAQQMVSGVRNLEYLIDVLDVTDTIALVKVQYFRAQQLIITDYLSYIKFDSRWLAVSKVSKDHITNPLNLNL; translated from the coding sequence ATGAAAAGAACAATTTTAATCCTTTGTATTTGTTTCACCTTTCTTTCATCTTTGACTATGACAGCTCAAACTCCTTCGACAGAACAAGCAAAAAAAGAGATTCTTCAAGTTGTTGAAGACACCTTTTCTCAAGGCGCTTTAAATGCGCTAAACTATGAGGCGATGTACCAAGGCTTTCACCCTGACTTTGCCATTCTTATTCCTACAGAAACGAACGGCCTATTTAAACTGCCACTAGCCACCTGGGTAGCCTTAGTAAAAGCCTACAAAGAGGACGCACAACAAATGGTTTCTGGTGTGCGCAACTTGGAGTACCTCATCGACGTACTAGATGTAACGGATACGATTGCGCTGGTAAAAGTGCAATACTTTAGAGCCCAACAGCTCATCATCACGGACTACCTCTCGTACATCAAATTTGACTCTCGTTGGTTGGCCGTTTCTAAAGTTTCTAAAGACCATATTACTAACCCTTTAAATCTCAATTTATAA
- a CDS encoding MerR family transcriptional regulator, whose protein sequence is MENKENKELSFDFDFLDKLVVGIGEVAQITGIPTRQIRYWEEKGIISSLTEEEGKNRRYNYENIKKMLLIKELMEEGYTLDASAEKVKKRMEMIEATLNKLRQP, encoded by the coding sequence ATGGAGAATAAGGAAAATAAAGAGCTGTCATTTGACTTTGATTTTTTAGATAAATTGGTTGTGGGCATTGGGGAAGTTGCTCAAATTACGGGCATTCCGACACGTCAAATTCGCTATTGGGAAGAGAAGGGGATTATTAGCAGTTTAACGGAAGAGGAAGGAAAAAACAGACGCTATAACTACGAGAACATTAAAAAAATGTTATTGATCAAGGAATTAATGGAAGAAGGGTATACCTTGGATGCTTCTGCTGAGAAAGTGAAGAAGCGCATGGAAATGATTGAAGCGACCTTAAATAAATTGAGACAACCCTAA